A stretch of Primulina tabacum isolate GXHZ01 chromosome 13, ASM2559414v2, whole genome shotgun sequence DNA encodes these proteins:
- the LOC142522745 gene encoding senescence-specific cysteine protease SAG39-like, which produces MALTSSLKLFFAAIVVFGTWVSQSTSRTLPDVSMVARHEKWMTRYRRVYKDDAEKVQRFNIFKENVAYIESFNEAGVQPYRLTVNQFADLTNQEFRSSRNGYKLGLRQNSDKVSSFRYSNVSAVPQSMDWRRKGAVTRVKDQGQCGCCWAFSAVAATEGIGQIKTKKLVSLSEQELVDCDTSEDQGCNGGLMDYAFEYIIQNHGLTTESNYPYDGVDGTCNSKKESSHAVKITGYEDVPQNSESSLLKAVANQPVSVAIDAGGSDFQFYSSGVFTGECGTELDHGVTAVGYGKTSDGTKYWLVKNSWGSSWGENGYIRMERDIGAAEGLCGIAMQASYPTL; this is translated from the exons ATGGCTTTGACAAGCTCTTTGAAACTTTTCTTTGCTGCAATTGTAGTGTTTGGGACGTGGGTTTCTCAATCCACATCACGCACACTTCCTGATGTGTCGATGGTTGCGAGACACGAGAAGTGGATGACACGATATAGACGTGTGTATAAAGACGATGCTGAGAAGGTGCAACGATTTAATATATTCAAGGAGAATGTGGCATACATCGAGTCTTTTAATGAAGCAGGGGTTCAGCCTTACAGGCTTACTGTAAACCAGTTTGCTGATTTGACAAACCAGGAGTTTCGATCATCCCGGAATGGATACAAATTGGGGTTGCGACAGAACTCAGATAAAGTTTCTTCTTTTAGATATTCGAACGTGAGTGCAGTTCCACAGAGCATGGACTGGAGGAGAAAGGGAGCTGTTACACGTGTCAAGGATCAGGGACAATGCG GATGTTGCTGGGCATTTTCTGCCGTTGCAGCAACAGAAGGAATAGGCCAGATCAAAACCAAGAAACTGGTTTCCTTATCCGAACAAGAACTAGTAGATTGTGACACGAGCGAAGATCAAGGCTGCAATGGTGGTCTAATGGACTACGCATTCGAgtacataatccaaaatcacgGCCTCACAACCGAGTCCAACTACCCATATGATGGAGTAGACGGAACCTGCAACTCTAAGAAAGAATCCTCTCATGCTGTCAAGATTACGGGTTACGAAGATGTCCCACAGAACAGCGAGTCCTCACTACTAAAAGCTGTAGCTAACCAGCCGGTATCTGTGGCCATCGATGCTGGTGGATCCGATTTCCAGTTCTATTCGAGCGGAGTTTTTACAGGTGAATGTGGAACTGAGCTAGACCATGGTGTGACTGCAGTTGGTTATGGTAAAACCAGCGATGGAACCAAGTATTGGTTGGTTAAAAATTCTTGGGGAAGCAGCTGGGGTGAGAATGGATATATTAGAATGGAAAGGGACATTGGCGCTGCAGAAGGGCTGTGCGGCATTGCCATGCAAGCTTCGTATCCGACTCTGTGA